Proteins from a genomic interval of Garciella nitratireducens DSM 15102:
- a CDS encoding RipA family octameric membrane protein, with the protein MEIENLKSEEYGEQYKEHLLEQWKTCVEMANCNSERRISTNNVYITVNAAIIALISFTFDYKSILLSIHYKQLRLNMTCSFLPRLKLFI; encoded by the coding sequence GTGGAAATAGAAAACTTGAAAAGTGAAGAATATGGAGAACAATATAAGGAACATTTACTTGAACAATGGAAAACCTGTGTTGAAATGGCTAATTGTAATAGTGAGCGACGAATCAGTACTAACAATGTATACATCACAGTCAATGCTGCTATTATTGCGTTGATTTCATTTACATTTGATTATAAAAGTATACTCCTATCTATTCACTACAAGCAATTACGCTTGAACATGACTTGTTCTTTTTTACCCCGCTTGAAGCTGTTCATTTAA